In the Salvelinus fontinalis isolate EN_2023a chromosome 34, ASM2944872v1, whole genome shotgun sequence genome, one interval contains:
- the LOC129833674 gene encoding coagulation factor X-like, with amino-acid sequence MGYLATTATLLSLLLLGAVTARLDTKNTKTVFLDKQEASEVITLSRQKRANVGNEESLLPANLERECLEEVCNYEEAREIFQDSYRTDIFWSVYIDGDQCAEKPCKNGAMCSDSVGGYDCVCKSGFFGVHCETDQTVCMLDKTKGCSQFCKPGYQSYECSCARGWKLEEKERVKCIPAVTFPCGKVNSLSQWTKRQSANIASNFEGLACNSGECPWQAILKSTESVGFCSGVILKENLVLTTAQCAQKYVNFQVAVGKRQTASEDGEQTLYVQVVHVHPRYVPGRPDNDLAVLELRERIVYKKHVVAACLPERDFAEVVLMTGEYPAVVTGWKDPVDATEVQGPLTLNHLAYERLPQCVERHPGLVTNKMGCTTVRPKGDCILGPGSPILSLHREVFYLTGVVSRPPGADCSQGYIYQKVSRFLLWLQPLMDSR; translated from the exons tgtTCCTGGACAAGCAGGAGGCCAGTGAAGTGATCACCCTGTCCCGCCAGAAGAGGGCCAACGTGGGCAACGAGGAGAGCCTACTCCCTGCCAACCTGGAGAGGGAGTGTCTGGAGGAGGTCTGCAACTACGAGGAGGCCAGAGAGATCTTCCAGGACTCCTACCGCACG GATATCTTCTGGTCAGTCTACATAG ATGGGGACCAGTGTGCAGAGAAGCCGTGTAAGAATGGAGCCATGTGCTCAGACAGCGTGGGGGGATATGACTGTGTCTGCAAGTCAGGCTTCTTTGGAGTCCACTGCGAGACAG ATCAGACAGTGTGTATGTTGGATAAGACCAAGGGCTGCAGTCAGTTCTGTAAGCCAGGATACCAGTCCTATGAGTGTTCCTGTGCCCGTGGCTGGAAactagaggagaaggagagggtgaaGTGTATTCCTGCAG tGACATTCCCCTGTGGGAAGGTGAACAGCCTAAGCCAGTGGACAAAGAGGCAGTCAGCCAACATCGCCAGCAACTTTGAGGGACTAGCCTGCAACTCTGGAGAGTGTCCCTGGCAG GCCATTCTGAAGAGTACAGAGTCTGTAGGGTTCTGTAGTGGTGTCATTCTGAAGGAGAACCTGGTTCTAACTACAGCCCAGTGTGCCCAGAAATACGTCAACTTCCAGGTGGCTGTTG GCAAGCGCCAAACCGCATCTGAAGATGGCGAACAAACACTCTATGTCCAAGTCGTCCACGTCCACCCCCGCTACGTACCCGGTCGCCCTGACAACGACCTGGCCGTCCTCGAGCTCCGCGAGCGCATCGTCTATAAGAAACACGTGgtcgctgcctgcctgcccgaaCGCGACTTTGCAGAGGTCGTCCTGATGACTGGCGAGTATCCGGCCGTGGTCACTGGCTGGAAGGACCCCGTGGACGCCACGGAGGTCCAAGGCCCGCTCACTCTCAACCATCTGGCGTATGAGCGTCTGCCCCAGTGTGTGGAGAGGCACCCAGGGTTGGTCACCAACAAGATGGGCTGTACGACGGTGAGACCCAAGGGGGACTGCATCCTGGGGCCTGGGAGTCCCATCCTATCTCTCCACAGGGAGGTGTTCTATCTGACCGGGGTGGTCTCCAGACCACCAGGGGCAGACTGTAGTCAGGGTTACATCTACCAGAAGGTGTCCCGTTTCCTGCTCTGGCTGCAGCCGCTCATGGACTCACGCTAA